In the Aliarcobacter cryaerophilus genome, one interval contains:
- a CDS encoding c-type cytochrome has product MSKKVSVWTDNRFWQRSAAWVTGVAAMLLIWLTFDSMSQIKMGSKEDLSSGITKRVPSPTVINYKVSYEFSEKRGHEVPVIGEKEKFFGRDDYSEEEAMALLNLGKLASQTKNCMNCHTLLGNGAYYAPDLTKAWLDPMWDSYMLRMGKASKEEAIAEFLQHPSDNPSNERMMPNLGITADEAKGLVAFLKHMSSIDTNGFPRNFGKIEGGIHGR; this is encoded by the coding sequence ATGTCTAAAAAAGTGTCTGTATGGACAGATAATCGTTTTTGGCAAAGATCAGCTGCTTGGGTTACTGGTGTAGCTGCCATGTTACTAATTTGGCTAACTTTTGACAGTATGAGTCAAATTAAAATGGGTTCAAAAGAGGATCTTAGTAGTGGAATAACAAAAAGAGTTCCATCTCCAACTGTTATAAACTATAAAGTTTCTTATGAATTTAGCGAAAAAAGAGGTCATGAAGTACCTGTAATTGGAGAAAAAGAGAAATTCTTTGGAAGAGATGATTACAGTGAGGAAGAAGCTATGGCTTTATTAAATTTGGGAAAATTAGCTTCTCAAACTAAAAACTGTATGAATTGTCATACTTTACTTGGAAATGGTGCATACTATGCTCCTGATTTAACTAAAGCTTGGCTTGATCCTATGTGGGATTCATATATGCTTAGAATGGGAAAAGCTTCAAAAGAAGAGGCTATAGCTGAATTTTTACAACATCCATCTGATAATCCATCAAATGAGAGAATGATGCCAAATCTTGGTATTACAGCAGATGAAGCAAAAGGTTTAGTGGCATTTTTAAAACATATGTCATCAATAGATACAAATGGTTTCCCTAGAAACTTTGGGAAAATCGAAGGAGGAATTCATGGTAGATAA
- a CDS encoding cbb3-type cytochrome c oxidase subunit I produces MVDNMKSQSKQLGKMYFTVAAILFGAQILFGLIAGTQFVYSGFLFELLDFNVARMVHINALVVWLLYAMIGSVYYLLPDETKIETVGIGLGKLGFYVLTLAVTVVVLVYILVQVGPANELSIWLIHEGREYIEAPRWADIGIVVVVLIFLANVYLTAIKGERTGIITVLMADLLALAGLYLAGMFYTNNISIDQYWWWWVIHLWVEATWEVFVASVIGWALIKIIGANRQIVEMWLWIEVAMLFGSGILGIGHHYFWIGTPEYWWEIGALFSALEPVPLVAMFVHVMYDWGKEQGLQKAQHGKAQMNNTPAFLWFCASAFGNFLGAGIWGFFHTLPQMNIYTHGTQFTSAHGHLAFFGAFAMAMIAMFYMGVQGTKKELKMTSLTKWGFALITIGVVGMTVALTIAGYGQVMIERAQFGATWEAYFIGQSSVWFKQAMGWRLVMGLVTFVGFLFLVIDLLTIKNAKINQES; encoded by the coding sequence ATGGTAGATAATATGAAATCTCAATCTAAACAGTTAGGAAAAATGTATTTTACAGTTGCAGCAATACTTTTTGGTGCACAAATACTATTTGGTCTAATTGCTGGGACTCAGTTTGTATATAGTGGATTTTTATTTGAACTATTGGATTTCAATGTTGCTAGAATGGTACATATAAATGCTTTAGTTGTTTGGCTTTTATATGCAATGATTGGTTCTGTTTACTATTTACTTCCTGATGAGACAAAAATAGAAACTGTTGGAATTGGTTTGGGAAAACTTGGATTTTATGTATTAACTTTAGCTGTTACAGTTGTAGTTTTAGTATATATTTTAGTTCAAGTAGGACCTGCAAATGAGCTATCTATTTGGCTAATTCACGAAGGAAGAGAGTATATTGAAGCTCCTAGATGGGCTGATATTGGTATAGTTGTTGTTGTTTTAATCTTTTTAGCAAATGTTTATTTAACTGCAATAAAAGGTGAAAGAACAGGAATTATTACAGTTTTAATGGCTGACTTACTTGCTCTTGCTGGATTATATTTAGCTGGAATGTTTTATACAAATAATATCTCTATTGATCAATACTGGTGGTGGTGGGTTATTCACCTTTGGGTTGAAGCTACTTGGGAAGTATTTGTTGCCTCTGTTATTGGTTGGGCATTGATTAAAATAATTGGTGCAAATAGACAAATTGTTGAAATGTGGTTATGGATTGAAGTAGCAATGCTATTTGGTTCTGGAATTTTGGGAATCGGGCATCACTATTTCTGGATTGGAACACCTGAATATTGGTGGGAAATTGGAGCACTTTTCTCTGCACTTGAACCTGTACCTTTAGTTGCAATGTTTGTGCATGTAATGTATGACTGGGGGAAAGAGCAAGGATTACAAAAAGCTCAACATGGAAAAGCTCAAATGAATAACACTCCAGCATTTCTATGGTTTTGTGCAAGTGCCTTTGGTAACTTTTTAGGTGCTGGTATTTGGGGATTTTTCCACACATTACCACAAATGAATATTTACACTCACGGTACACAATTTACATCAGCTCACGGTCACTTAGCTTTCTTTGGAGCATTTGCAATGGCAATGATTGCAATGTTTTATATGGGAGTTCAAGGTACTAAAAAAGAGTTAAAGATGACAAGTCTTACAAAATGGGGATTTGCTTTAATAACTATTGGGGTTGTTGGAATGACAGTAGCTTTAACTATCGCTGGATATGGTCAAGTTATGATTGAAAGAGCGCAGTTTGGTGCGACTTGGGAAGCATATTTTATTGGTCAAAGTAGTGTTTGGTTTAAACAAGCTATGGGTTGGAGATTAGTTATGGGTCTTGTTACATTTGTAGGTTTCTTATTTTTAGTAATTGATTTACTAACAATAAAAAATGCAAAAATAAATCAAGAATCATAA